The following coding sequences lie in one Nakaseomyces glabratus chromosome K, complete sequence genomic window:
- the BMT7 gene encoding BMT7 (CAGL0K12980g~Beta mannosyltransferase): MTNNDKTDNVVHKRDCQSFDAVSITSDYSSTRSSTPDYKHIDYDSWLYNLFKPLGRLYDPGKKRLIAIAIAILMLVTLGEISIQTEGQKEIVIKENENNLYQELYSPTEDTEGTVEGDEIESMLDSELDEDDRKYRDVVGAKAMMRGVNVKHRIDNQEFFRLAIPNDIKQNRTIFYDKTLSSYYGNIDTDKFVDTNDEKNCDLYKFEEKISYMNRRRNISPNLKKVRQLLLDENSPRSKFIKQIAQKKGYNDTMAVERQFFTTTTSILWLEQHVCYISFTGVVISEAEDVNKPSLTVISSQAFDDQWKEIEKDIGFIDEKIPDSLSEAFKRIESEYDANKNCDDEANNVEKDCLNNMKCDIKDKEKKKECENNHKKACDKKKEDKKSACKLLVSKNKKLADEEKKAIKTNFYALYPMILDVPTETNTAPTGFKRLSATLRETDDGVIEPLLTYQFEETLTSNIYYALPHRKYTSSGTLKVEMPSLRSRNGYWIPFTKAIDMGTKQTVGHVHLISNKLPLVTAKCSFDKGECFVLYNSRDTDKNDDNSEINLLDAGTNFIEIPSVVPRVKNRHIWVGMNEIHIPLSEHNKEVRRPVISVLEEQEGTFNIFSYSNPLSFSLMEPIEFHNNSTLTHDIWTPYSIISWSVRNQTADTLDFEDYMQIAFGHNTKNTSVVTLKGYLNFLLKSFRSEKVEEDLISYKNQNQLDEHFMCSYRDSLKVAQS, translated from the coding sequence ATGACAAATAATGACAAGACAGATAATGTCGTGCATAAGAGAGATTGCCAATCATTTGATGCTGTGTCGATAACTAGTGACTATTCAAGTACCAGGTCCTCTACCCCAGATTATAAACATATCGATTATGACTCGTGGCTCTACAACTTATTTAAGCCTCTAGGTAGATTGTATGATCCAGGCAAAAAACGTTTAATTGCTATTGCTATTGCCATACTTATGTTGGTCACGCTGGGGGAAATTTCAATACAAACTGAAggacaaaaagaaattgtaATTAAAGAGAATGAGAATAACCTCTACCAAGAATTGTACAGTCCAACGGAAGACACGGAAGGAACTGTGGAAGGAGATGAAATAGAGTCTATGCTTGATTCGGAGCtcgatgaagatgatagAAAATACCGTGATGTTGTAGGAGCCAAAGCTATGATGAGAGGTGTTAATGTCAAACATAGGATTGATAATCAGGAATTTTTCAGATTGGCAATCCCAAATGATATAAAACAGAACAGAACAATATTTTATGATAAGACTCTGAGTAGTTATTATGGCAATATTGATACAGataaatttgttgatactaatgatgaaaagaactGTGACCTTtacaaatttgaagaaaagatctCTTATATGAATAGGCGAAGAAATATTAGTCCCAATTTAAAGAAGGTTAGGCAACTGCTATTGGATGAAAACTCACCACGttcaaaatttattaaaCAGATCGCGCAAAAAAAGGGATATAATGATACAATGGCAGTTGAGCGTCAGTTCTTTACGACGACCACATCTATTTTATGGCTTGAACAACATGTATGTTATATTTCATTCACTGGTGTCGTTATATCTGAAGCTGAAGATGTGAATAAACCATCGCTAACAGTAATTAGTAGTCAAGCCTTTGACGATCAATGGAAGGAGATAGAGAAAGATATTGGCttcattgatgaaaaaattCCAGATTCATTATCTGAGGCCTTCAAAAGAATCGAATCGGAGTATGACGCTAACAAGAACTGTGATGATGAGGCCAATAATGTAGAAAAGGATTGTCTGAATAATATGAAATGTGATATAAAAGataaggaaaagaaaaaagagtGTGAAAACAACCATAAAAAAGCAtgtgacaaaaaaaaagaggatAAGAAATCTGCTTGTAAGCTGCTGGTCagcaaaaacaaaaaattggcagatgaagaaaagaaggctATCAAGACCAATTTTTACGCCCTATATCCAATGATACTTGACGTTCCTACTGAAACTAATACAGCACCAACAGGTTTTAAGAGACTAAGTGCAACATTACGTGAAACAGATGACGGTGTTATTGAACCACTGTTAACGTATCAATTTGAGGAAACCTTGacatcaaatatatattatgcCTTGCCACACAGAAAGTATACTTCTTCCGGGACATTGAAGGTTGAAATGCCATCTTTGAGATCAAGAAATGGTTATTGGATACCTTTTACTAAAGCCATAGATATGGGTACTAAACAAACTGTAGGGCATGTACACCTGATCTCTAATAAGCTGCCTTTGGTAACTGCAAAGTGTTCATTTGATAAAGGTGAATGTTTTGTTCTGTATAATTCTAGGGATACAGATAAAAATGATGACAATTCTGAAATTAATCTCCTTGATGCAGGTACAAATTTTATAGAGATTCCATCGGTTGTTCCACGTGTGAAAAATAGACATATTTGGGTTGGAATGAACGAGATACACATACCACTTTCTGAACATAATAAGGAAGTAAGAAGACCAGTGATATCTGTTTTAGAGGAACAGGAGGGTACgtttaatatattttcatattcaaaCCCATTGAGCTTTTCTCTGATGGAACCTATTGAATTTCATAATAATTCTACACTTACCCATGATATTTGGACTCCTTACTCTATAATATCATGGAGTGTTAGGAATCAAACAGCGGATACTTTAGATTTCGAAGATTATATGCAAATTGCATTTGGTCATAATACAAAGAATACCTCTGTTGTGACCTTGAAAGGGTATTTGAACTTCCTCTTGAAATCGTTTCGAAGTGAAAAAGTCGAAGAGGATTTGATAAGCtataaaaatcaaaatcagcTGGATGAACATTTTATGTGTTCATACCGTGATAGTTTAAAAGTAGCTCAAAGTTAA
- the SWP82 gene encoding Swp82p (CAGL0K12936g~Ortholog(s) have DNA translocase activity and SWI/SNF complex, cytosol localization) produces MSASRNAVFRVGEILLHEHERTLIKRTAQILNEKDLLAGSPDEVPNKSIKIPNYCEPGREIEEHTYSYKMLKQDQHGEKKVRYDGLLIGRHYLFNVFTLESRHPVYFVLVTDLMKTLSVDSMIDEDEFLRENKELFPQITSDDEASFLKEVGLLESVNNSESQKHKIKFVSARSAFIKFGAAVVASGQRVNDDYWENEAKIQGFNSHHRVFKLSKKQLNILKLLNPGVSKIKETKQKPTSQEGQNWWLHFEQPYSTITEHPQSDIKEDYEKLNEIGDQQPPLIPGQNISGSLELSAQFKVPRYHSKNSFLQATQLNALDIPIGEHEKLRNEQSNETSASVSENGPISNNFQSQSHSQSPIPSAPVNKPLRRMLSSILDNNVNSIKVKRSEEQEALNSTAEITTSNSSLNIDGWKFESLPLIDRTGSGEVKFSGRGLPFYNKSKILNRLAMLTPNEIKELEHFHDAVFFNTGIQKVRKIRKQKWLKYWQYKMGIPIGLKSGQVESFFDRGLPEIIQRTSTKQIFNEATNTDEIYTTKRIANANFHGNCNISGLFPPYVLPPPGPSLEEQ; encoded by the coding sequence ATGTCTGCTTCTCGCAACGCTGTGTTCCGTGTGGGAGAGATACTTTTGCATGAACATGAACGTACTTTAATAAAAAGAACAGCtcaaatattaaatgaaaaGGATCTTTTGGCAGGTTCTCCTGATGAAGTACCGAATAAATCTATCAAAATACCAAATTACTGTGAGCCAGGACGAGAAATTGAAGAGCACACCTATTCATATAAAATGCTAAAGCAAGATCAACATGGAGAGAAAAAGGTTAGGTACGATGGATTACTAATAGGAAGACATTATTTATTCAATGTATTTACTCTTGAGAGTCGGCATCCAgtatattttgttcttgTAACTGACCTGATGAAGACTTTATCTGTTGATAGCATGattgatgaagacgaaTTTCTACGCGAAAATAAAGAACTTTTTCCGCAGATAACatcagatgatgaagcaagtttcttgaaagaagtTGGGCTTCTAGAATCTGTTAATAATTCTGAATCTCAAAAGCATAAAATAAAGTTTGTATCTGCAAGGTCGGCGTTTATTAAATTTGGTGCCGCCGTTGTAGCTTCTGGGCAGCGAGTTAATGATGATTACTGGGAAAATGAGGCGAAAATTCAAGGCTTTAATTCCCATCATAGAGTGTTCAAACTCTCtaaaaagcaattgaatatattaaagtTACTAAATCCTGGAGTATCGAAAATAAAggaaacaaaacaaaaaccTACAAGTCAGGAAGGGCAGAATTGGTGGTTGCATTTTGAGCAGCCTTATTCAACAATAACAGAGCATCCGCAATCTGATATAAAGGAGGATTACgaaaaattaaatgaaattggAGACCAACAACCACCGTTAATTCCGGGTCAGAATATCAGCGGATCCTTGGAATTAAGTGCTCAGTTTAAGGTCCCAAGATATCATAGcaaaaattcttttttaCAGGCAACGCAGTTGAATGCTTTGGATATCCCAATTGGTGAGCATGAAAAACTAAGAAATGAACAATCTAATGAAACATCTGCATCAGTTTCAGAGAATGGTCCAATCAGCAATAATTTTCAAAGCCAGAGCCATTCACAATCTCCTATCCCAAGTGCTCCTGTCAATAAACCACTAAGGAGAATGTTGAGTAGTATTTTGGATAATAATGTTAATTCTATTAAAGTAAAAAGATCAGAAGAGCAGGAAGCTTTAAATTCAACAGCTGAAATAACCACTTCTAATTCTTCTTTAAATATTGATGGTTGGAAATTTGAATCTCTCCCGCTCATAGATAGAACGGGCTCGGGTGAAGTGAAATTTTCTGGCAGAGGGTTACCATTTTATAATAAATCCAAAATACTGAACAGATTAGCAATGCTTACTCCAaatgaaattaaagaaCTTGAACATTTTCATGACGCTGTTTTTTTCAACACAGGTATTCAAAAGGtaagaaaaataagaaaacaGAAATGGTTAAAGTATTGGCAATACAAAATGGGTATACCAATAGGTCTAAAAAGTGGCCAGGTTGAATCATTCTTTGATCGTGGACTACCAGAAATTATACAAAGAACAAGTACTAAACAAATATTCAATGA
- the AED2 gene encoding AED2 (CAGL0K13002g~Putative adhesin-like cell wall protein (adhesin cluster III); predicted GPI-anchor) — protein MKLTGLLKGLPIVLNWYLSYARTYESQVLLIDAAVIGSDTFEDPDAMRLIRSNVTLKNFKSIILPFGIILSQQSILTVIPPFEPSLSFDFTIEERVNIDSGSKFYFDGSHIEYATNFEAASNFRFIINTGADGLVISTGGNMHILLPKMLDNYFPNNFVPTIQIGGTYKFPYNSPFVIEGVLNVQSAPKDSEYFDTRIWGVDLGPDFIDENGISKVENKLTGIIECVGVIKVYSNIFRNSENPILKSLGYISFVKTSHFTLDVSEGPIILTNVPWFCIILSSGQKNMNLIGMRYIHISGSQFPATLGIGLMTDGIVDMSYDNQTISLHDSINPSGTNVVLKHPLNMGFLGYVSVNGILPRFPASPFSALYMCVIFESVAFTTTETIVHETTTEIVEIFVSVTRGPPFNQEQPLSTITKTIYNQPQQKTSILEGANNITEYHIIDYKPVLQDNRDYPFSTATYTSTLRPPPLLIDVVYKEQYVESQWISFFITIGNNNQLITSSSIINATRKYYDRNPPNKSLTYDSSFRLDSFSQSTYSQPFDFSSPSTLTNQLIPSTPKGQSSVPVSFGRASFKNRSTLPVTSGYSSIVEPESKYPTIDPEIYSYSYLSSFIHTDKQLVTASSVDISFGNKESYSLSLSTNKGCLTNYTKSLNGMTEDNTPCNSPISNDDFPFQNSSAMEIKRTPDSLYLSMMCDSRNTELIPANTCPQEDCLNCSLSLHSGFSVRSVYITTLSTSKNNMQHSILCDSPTAELTAITSSSCIHTPKSTRMLEPKYTVVTTMDNSETINLTGDMNNNRGGTLTYKVSEPTRPSYEHNLELLMSSYYSKVSHDIKSLLIDNGGENTLTIYSNLIFSTTQVNSNFRQSDVRPDVSYSIAFTTPATKMACATKVQQVFENKICVNSSLVFIHESSSNSKTSISLIVFIFGLDLVMFLCIM, from the coding sequence ATGAAACTTACCGGATTATTAAAGGGGCTTCCCATAGTATTGAACTGGTATCTTTCATATGCAAGGACTTATGAAAGTCAAGTATTGTTAATAGATGCCGCTGTCATTGGAAGTGATACTTTCGAGGATCCTGACGCAATGAGGCTTATTCGTTCTAACGTTacattaaaaaattttaaaagtATTATACTACCTTTTGGAATTATTTTATCTCAACAATCGATCTTAACAGTTATCCCACCATTTGAGCCATCTCTATCATTCGACTttacaattgaagaaagagtCAATATAGACAGTGGTTCAAagttttattttgatgGCAGTCATATAGAGTATGCAACTAATTTTGAAGCAGCTAGTAATTTCAGATTTATAATCAACACTGGTGCTGATGGTCTAGTGATATCAACCGGGGGGAACATGCATATCTTACTACCAAAAATGTTAGATAACTACTTTCCAAATAATTTTGTTCCAACAATACAAATTGGTGGAACTTATAAATTCCCATATAATTCTCCCTTCGTTATCGAAGGCGTATTAAATGTACAATCAGCACCTAAAGATTcagaatattttgatacCAGAATATGGGGAGTAGACTTAGGACCAGActttattgatgaaaatggaaTTTCTAAAGTGGAGAATAAACTTACTGGTATTATCGAATGTGTTGGGGTGATCAAAGTATActctaatattttcaggAATTCAGAAAATCCAATTTTGAAGTCACTTGGCTATATTAGTTTTGTGAAAACTTCGCATTTTACACTTGATGTAAGTGAAGGCCCTATAATATTGACTAATGTACCCTGGTTTTGTATCATTTTAAGTAGTGGACAAAAGAATATGAACTTAATAGGCATGAgatatattcatatttcTGGGTCACAATTTCCAGCTACACTTGGCATAGGCCTAATGACTGATGGAATAGTTGATATGAGCTACGATAACCAAACTATTAGTTTACACGATAGTATAAATCCAAGTGGAACTAACGTTGTGTTGAAACATCCTCTGAATATGGGTTTTCTTGGATACGTTAGTGTAAATGGTATACTCCCTCGCTTTCCAGCAAGTCCATTTTCAGCACTTTATATGTGTGTGATTTTTGAGTCTGTGGCGTTCACTACAACTGAGACGATAGTCCATGAAACTACAACTGAAATTGTAGAAATATTTGTTTCGGTTACGAGAGGGCCTCCATTTAATCAAGAACAACCATTGAGCACTATAACTAAAACAATTTACAATCAACCACAACAAAAAACATCTATCCTGGAAGGGGCCAATAACATAACTGAATATCATATTATTGATTATAAACCAGTTTTGCAAGATAATAGAGACTACCCATTTAGTACCGCAACTTATACCAGCACTTTGAGGCCCCCACCATTGTTGATTGATGTTGTGTATAAGGAACAGTACGTAGAATCCCAATggatttcatttttcattaCAATTGGTAATAATAATCAACTAATCACCAGTAGCAGCATAATTAATGCTACTAGAAAATACTATGACCGTAATCCACCTAACAAATCTTTAACTTATGATTCGTCCTTTAGACTAGATTCATTCAGTCAATCAACTTATTCTCAGCCCTTTGACTTTTCTAGCCCATCGACTTTGACAAACCAATTAATACCATCTACACCTAAAGGGCAATCAAGTGTGCCCGTTTCTTTTGGAAGAGCAAGCTTTAAAAATAGATCTACATTACCAGTTACTTCAGGTTACAGTAGTATTGTTGAACCAGAGTCGAAGTATCCCACAATTGACCCAGAGATTTATAGTTACAGTTACCTCTCATCGTTTATCCACACTGATAAGCAACTAGTTACTGCTAGTAGCGTTGACATATCTTTCGGTAATAAAGAAAGTTATTCTCTGTCATTGTCCACCAATAAAGGTTGTTTAACTAATTATACGAAAAGCCTCAATGGTATGACAGAAGACAATACACCCTGTAATAGTCCAATTAGTAATGATGATTTCCCATTCCAAAATTCATCTGCTATGGAAATTAAAAGGACACCGGACAGTCTTTATCTTTCTATGATGTGTGATTCTCGTAATACTGAACTCATTCCTGCCAACACCTGCCCACAGGAAGACTGTCTGAACTGCTCTTTATCTTTACATTCTGGTTTTTCTGTCAGAAGTGTCTACATCACCACACTATCGACttcaaaaaacaatatgCAGCATTCAATTTTATGTGACAGTCCCACGGCCGAACTAACCGCAATAACATCGAGTTCATGCATACACACACCAAAATCTACACGAATGTTAGAACCAAAATATACTGTAGTTACAACCATGGATAATTCTGAGACAATAAACTTAACGGGTGATATGAATAACAACAGGGGTGGGACACTAACATATAAGGTATCAGAACCGACCAGACCTTCATATGAGCATAACTTGGAGCTATTAATGAGTAGCTATTATTCAAAAGTTTCCCATGACATTAAAAGTCTCTTAATCGATAATGGAGGTGAGAATACTTTAACGATTTATTCAAACCTGATTTTTTCAACCACACAAGTAAACTCCAATTTTAGACAATCTGATGTTAGACCTGATGTGAGTTACAGCATTGCTTTTACAACACCAGCTACTAAAATGGCGTGTGCAACAAAAGTTCAACAGGTTTTTGAGAACAAAATTTGCGTGAATTCGTCACTTGTTTTCATTCATGAATCGAGCTCAAATTCTAAAACTTCAATAAGTTTGATAGTATTTATATTCGGTTTAGATCTTGTTATGTTTCTTTGTATCATGTAA
- a CDS encoding uncharacterized protein (CAGL0K12958g~Putative stress-induced alcohol dehydrogenase; gene is upregulated in azole-resistant strain), with the protein MVSAKQIVIKNEPTPGYPFQFDKHSDDATFTTVEKNIDENDLSDGEVLVETHYLSNDPAQKFWIASIDKNYAKGVSKGEVIPARGIAKVLASKNSKFSVGDFVSARTGWTSHCILKDSDGVELTKLDLTKVSDPSWYLSVLGGTALTAYFIFYRYAELQERESDYGKTFLISGAAGAVGSVCIQIALHRFKAAKVIAIAGGAEKVKFVESFGSRVVGVDYKDPSFKDNLLKAAGGQNTVDYFIDNVGGEILDFSTALLKVHAYIIACGSISGYNDPSKLPFKNYVSVVTKRLTIKGLLLYDNKENFPAGYSKLLEMIESNQLDVSKAETMVDATGEKFDDIPLIWNSLFEGRNKGKLITKLK; encoded by the coding sequence ATGGTTTCTGCTAAGCAAATTGTCATTAAGAATGAACCCACACCGGGTTACCCCTTCCAGTTTGATAAACATAGTGATGACGCAACTTTCACCACTGTAGAGAAGAacattgatgaaaatgactTATCCGATGGCGAGGTTCTAGTAGAAACTCATTATCTATCAAATGATCCAGCACAGAAATTTTGGATTGCctcaattgataaaaacTATGCAAAGGGTGTTTCCAAAGGTGAGGTTATTCCGGCCAGAGGAATCGCAAAGGTTTTGGCTTCTAAGAACTCGAAGTTCTCAGTTGGTGATTTCGTTTCTGCTAGAACTGGGTGGACGAGTCATTGTATTTTGAAAGACTCTGATGGCGTAGAATTAACTAAACTAGATCTGACGAAAGTTAGTGATCCATCGTGGTATTTATCTGTATTAGGTGGTACAGCATTAACTgcatattttatattttatcgCTATGCTGAACTACAAGAGAGAGAATCCGATTACGGTAAGACATTTTTAATTTCGGGTGCTGCAGGAGCAGTTGGTTCGGTATGTATACAAATTGCTTTGCATAGATTTAAAGCTGCAAAAGTTATTGCTATCGCTGGTGGCGCTGAGAAGGTGAAATTTGTTGAATCATTTGGGAGCCGTGTTGTTGGTGTAGATTATAAGGATCCCAGCTTTAAGGATAATTTACTAAAAGCAGCAGGTGGCCAAAACACAGTTgattattttattgataaCGTTGGTGGTGAGATTTTAGATTTTAGCACTGCATTATTAAAAGTCCATGCATATATTATAGCATGTGGTTCTATCAGTGGTTACAATGACCCAAGCAAACTGCCATTCAAGAACTATGTAAGTGTAGTGACCAAGAGGTTGACAATTAAGGGTTTACTGCTTTATGATAACAAGGAAAATTTCCCTGCAGGTTATAGTAAGTTGTTAGAGATGATTGAAAGCAATCAATTGGATGTCAGCAAAGCAGAAACAATGGTTGATGCAACTGGTGAAAAGTTTGATGATATTCCTTTAATTTGGAACAGTCTATTTGAAGGGAGGAACAAGGGTAAGCTCATCACTAAACTAAAGTAA